Part of the Solwaraspora sp. WMMA2065 genome is shown below.
TGTGCTGGCCGGCAGCCAGGACATCGTGCTGTTCGAGCAGGCGCTCGACGGACTCGTCCGTCATTCGGTGCACGACCGGGCCGGACTCGCCGCGGCGCTGGTTCCCGTCGTGCGGCGGGTACCGGGACGGCCCAGTGACTGCACACCCGTACACCTGTGGGTCGTCGTCCAGGCGGTGACCGGAGCGGTGCCGGACGACGACTGGCTCGTTGCGCGCTGCTGCTGTTGCCGCGGCGAGTTCTCGCCCCCAGGTCAGCTGCTCGCCACACGTATTCGGGAGGCCGCCGTGGCGGTACGCGCCGGCGACCTTCCGTACCTGCTGGCGGTCCCGACCGACGCCACCGGAGCCCTCGACGCGGCGGTACTCGTGGAGCGCCTGACGGGGTATGCCGAGCGTGGCATCGCCGCGCGATCGGCCGATCTTGGTCAGGCCCTGCTGCGGGTCATTCCCACCACCGATGAGCGGATCATCGATGCGGCCGACAGGCTGCCGGGCGACGCCGGTCGCCAGCTGTCCAGCTGGCTACGGGCCGGCGGCTACCCGCATCAGCCGTCGACACCGGACGACTGGGACAAAATCGGTGCCTTCGACATCGTGCACAAGTTGATCGACCTGCCCGGGGCCGTGACCGATCTACAACTGCCGGCCGACGCCGAGCGGCTCTTCCGTACCGGCACGAGGTGGGATCGGCAGTGCCGCAACCAGTTGGCGGCCTGGGTGGCCACGTTGCCGCACCACCGGGACAGGGTGGCGAACTGCTACTACGACTACAGCGCTCGTGAGCCCTACACGGAGCGGGACAGGCGGGCCTGGATGCGTCTGCTTCCGCAATTGGCCGAGTCGGGCGGCCCGGCCGATTTCGCCCTGCATCTCAGACTCGCGCTGGCCATGGACGCCGACCGTCCTCGGGAACGCGCGGCGGCGATCGACGCGACCCTGGTCCTGGCTGCCCGTGGTGACCTCAACGGCGAACTGCTCGGCCGGCAGATCGTGAAGCTTGGTCCCGAGGGGTATTCGTTTGTGACCCTCAGCCGGGCAATCGAGACTCTGGGGGAGATGGCCGCTACCGGTGCGTACGCCACGGTGTGGTCGGTGTGTCGAGGCGCGCTCCCCGGCCTGCTCGAAGGCGAACCGGTGGCGCGGGGGGTAGGGAAGTTGCTGACCCTTGCGGTGGAGTGCGTGCTGCGGTGCGGGGCGAGCGGCGAGATTCCGCAGGTGACCACCGTGGCGGCGCGTCGTGGGTCGAGCGAGCTGGTCAAGAGCGCCCGAGCGCTGGTGGCGGCGCTCGCCGGCACCCGTCGGTAGCGACCGGATGCCGCACAGCCGGTGAGAGCAGGGCGGCGCGGACTCCGTGATCAGTCCACGGGGTCCGCGCCGTCGCGCGCCAGAACCAGTCGGTCCCAGACCAGGTTCAGCTCGGGGTCAGACGCCGGTCACCGACCGGATCCAGGACCGGTTGTACGCGACACTGCCATAGTTCTGGATGTTGACGCCGTTGGCGGTCGACGCCACCCCGACCTGCTGGCCGTTGTAGAACTGCGGGCCGCCGGAGTCGCCCCGCCAGGCGTTGCCGTTGATCCGGGTGCTGCGGATCGCCCGGCCGCCGTACGCGTCGCTGACGCTGGTGCTGGTCACCTGGACCGAGGCGGTCTTCAGCTGGGTCGACGCGCCGCAGCCGCTGTAGCAGGTCATGCCCCAGCCGTAGATGCTGTTGGTCGAGCCGACCGGCGGGTAGCTGCTGGACAGCGTCACATAGCTGGTGCTGACCGGGCTGGAGAAGTAGAGCAGCGCCAGGTCGTAGCGGCCGTACGCGGAGCTGATCGTACGGGTGACGCCGCCGGAGGAGCGGTAGACGCTGCCGATCCGGACCGACATGGAGCCGCTGACACAGTGCCGCGCGGTGAGCACCCAGTTGGCGGCGATGATCGTGCCGGAACAGGTGAACGAGCCGTTGCTGAAGACCGCGGCGGCCCACGGGGCAGACGACACCGTCCCGCCGCCGATGATCTCTTCCGGTGCGGCCGTCGCCGCGGTCGGCGTGGCCAGCAGGCCGATCAGGGTGGTGGCTACTGCTGCCGCAGCCAGGCGAACACGCATGGGTGGGCTCCTTCCGAGGGGGCGACCCGGGGTACGGGTGGTGAGCCACGCCGCCGGACCTGTTATCCGGCGGCAGAGTGTTACAGCGTCCGTCCGACGGTCGTCATCGGGCGTTTGACGAATGACGTTAAGCCCTACGGCGGTCATCTACAAGAATCAAATCGAAGTCATACGATGCGTTGATGCCCCGCAGTGGCGTCCCGCGCTCTCGATCCCGCGCTGCGTCCGGTGGCGGTCGCCAACGGGGGTGCGGCAGGCCGTTCGTGGGCGTTCGGTCTGCCCAGTGAGCCGGTCCGTCGGCGGTGGCCGATGTCGTCGTTATCGGTTCGTGGCTGATTTGTGGCCCGATCACCGATTCGGCTCTTCGACCGCCGGTGCGTCGCACCCGGTGCCACCAGGTAGGCTGAGCGGTGCGCGGCCCGTTCGAGGCCGGCACCCCCAACGCGTACACGGTCAGGAGTGCCACGTGGCTCGCGTCGTCGTCGACGTCATGCTCAAGCCGGAAATTCTCGATCCCCAGGGCCAGGCTGTCGCGAACGCGCTGCCGAGACTCGGTGTCAGCGACGTCTCGGCGGTGCGGATCGGCCGACGGATCGAGATCGAGTTCGCCGGCGAGCCCGACCTGGATCGGGCCCGTGAGATCGCGGACAAGTTGCTGGCCAACCCGGTCATCGAGGACTACCAGGTCCGGGTGGCCGAGCAGCCTGAGACAGCCGGTGATCCATCATGAGTGCCCGGATCGGGGTGGTCACCTTCCCGGGCTCGCTCGACGACGGCGACGCCGCCCGCGCGGTGCGGCTCGCCGGTGGGGAGCCGGTCCGACTGTGGCACGGCGACGCCGATCTGCGCGGCGTCGAGGCGGTGGTGCTACCCGGTGGCTTCTCGTACGGCGACTATCTGCGCTGCGGAGCCATCGCCCGGTTCGCCCCGGTCATGCAGTCGATCGTCGCTGCTGCCGGTGACGGCCTACCGGTGCTCGGCATCTGCAACGGCTTCCAGATCCTCTGCGAGGCCCACCTGCTGCCCGGCGCGCTCACCCGCAACCAGCACCTGCACTTCCGCAACCGGGACCAGATGCTCCGCGTCGAGACCGCCGGGACCGCGTTCACCAACGCGTTCTCTCCGAAGCAGGAGATCCTCGTCCCGCTCAAGAGCGGCGAAGGCTGCTACGTGGCCGACGAACAGACCCTTGACGAGTTGGAGTCGACCGGCCGGGTGGTGGCCCGCTACGTCGGCGGCAACCCCAACGGTTCGCTGCGGGACATCGCTGGCATCACCAACCCCACCGGCAACGTCGTCGGGCTGATGCCCCACCCGGAACACGCCGTCGAGGACCTGACCGGTCCGTCCCGGGACGGGCTGGGCTTCTTCACCTCCATCCTCAAGCACCTCGCGGGAGTGCCGGCATGACCACCCAGTCGGAGGCGGCGGCCGCCGCCGGCCCGGCAGAGACCGACCTCGGCGTACCGGTCGACCGGTACGCCGGTGGCCCGGACACCGTCGAACGCGCCACCGACACCCCTGGTGAGCTGCAGCCGTACACCGAGCTGGGGCTGCGTGACGACGAGTACGAGCGGATCCAACAGATCCTCGGCCGCCGGCCGACCCAGTCCGAGCTCGCCATGTACTCGATCATGTGGAGCGAACACTGCTCCTACAAGTCGAGCAAGGTGCATCTGCGGCAGTTCAGCGAGAAGGCTCCGGCCAGTGACCTGATGCTCGCCGGCATCGGGGAGAACGCCGGCGTCATCCGGGTCTCCGACACCCTCGCCGTCACCTTCAAGGTCGAGTCGCACAACCACCCCAGCTTCGTCGAGCCGTACCAGGGGGCGGCCACCGGCGTCGGCGGCATCGTCCGCGACATCCTCGCCATGGGCGCCCGCCCGGTCGCCGTGATGGACCCGCTGCGGTTCGGCGCCGCCGACCACCCCGACACGGCCCGGGTGCTGCCCGGCGTCGTCGCCGGGGTCGGCGGCTACGGCAACTGCCTGGGCCTGCCCAACATCGGCGGCGAGGTCGTGTTCGACCCCTGCTACCAGGGAAACCCGCTGGTCAACGCGCTCTGCCTCGGCGTACTGCCGGTCGACCGGCTGCAGAACAAGGCCGCCGCCGGAGCCGGCAACGTCGTGGTGCTGATGGGTGCCAAGACCGGCCGGGACGGCATCGGCGGGGTGTCGGTGCTGGCCAGCGCCACCTTCGACGACGCCAGCCAGCAGCGTCGCCCGTCGGTACAGGTCGGCGACCCGTTCATGGAGAAGCTGCTGATCGAGTCGTGCCTGGAGCTGTACGACGCCGGGCTGGTCGTCGGCATCCAGGACCTCGGCGGCGCCGGTTTGACCTGCGCGCTCACCGAGACCGCCGCCGCTGCCGGCACTGGCATGCGGGTCTGGCTGGAGCGGGTCCCGCTGCGTGAGCCGTCGATGGAGCCGCACGAGATCCTGGCCAGCGAGTCGCAGGAACGGATGCTGCTGATCGTCGAGCCGGCGCAGCTCGACGCGGTGCTCGCCACCGCCGAGAAGTGGGGCGTGCTGGCCACCGCGATCGGTGAGGTCACCCCGACCGAGCCGGACGGTCGGCCCGGACGGCTGGTGATCACCTGGCGTGACCACGTGGTGGTCGACGTTCCACCGGGGTCGCTGGCCGACGACGGCCCGGTCTACGCCCGGCCGATGCGCGAGCCGGCGGACCTGATCCTGCTGCAGGCCGACCGGGCGGAGACGCTGCCCCGCCCCGGCTCCCCGGACGAGCTGCGGGAAACCCTGCTGCGGATGATCGCCTCGCCGAACCTGTGCGACCGCAGCTGGGTGACCGAGCAGTACGACCGGTACGTGCTGGGCAACACCGTGCTGGCCCAGCCCGAGGACGCCGGGGTCATCCGGATCGACGAGCAGAGCGGGCTCGGCGTCGCCCTGTCGGTCGACGGCAACGGACGGTACGCCCGGCTTGACCCGTACCAGGGGGCGAAGCTCGCGCTTGCCGAGTCGTACCGCAATGTGGCGGTGACCGGTGCCCGCCCGGTGGCGGTCACGAACTGCCTCAACTTCGGCTCCCCCGAGGACCCGAGCGTGATGTGGCAGTTCGCCGAGGCGGTTCGCGGCCTCGCCGACGGCTGCGCCGAGCTAGGTATCCCGGTGACCGGCGGCAATGTCAGCTTCTACAACCAGACCGGTGCCGCCGCGATCCACCCCACCCCGGTGGTCGGTGTGCTCGGGGTGCTCGACGACGTGGCGCAGCGCGTCCCGATGGGCTTCGTGCCGCCGTCACACAGCGACGGTGACCTGATCATGCTGCTCGGCGAGACCGAGCTGGAACTCTCCGGATCGGAATGGGCCTGGGTCACCCACCGGCACCTCGGCGGTACGCCGCCCAAGGTCGACCTGGACCGGGAGCGGGTGCTGGCCACCGTGATCGCTGAGGCGGCCCGGGTGGGGCACATCACCTCGGCCCACGACCTCTCCGACGGAGGGCTCGCCCAGGCACTGGTCGAGGCGTGCCTGCGCCGGTCGATCGGGGCGCGGATCGCGTTGCCGCCGGAGTTCAGTGACGGCTCTATGCCGTTCGTGTTCCTGTTCAGCGAGTCGGCGGGGCGGGCCATGGTGGCCGTGCCGCGCGGGCACGAGAAGGCGTTCACCGCGCTCTGCGTGGAGCACGGACTGCCCTGGACCATGATCGGGGTGACCGATCCGGCGGCCCGCCTGTTGGAGGTCCGCGATCAGTTCAGCGTCGGTCTGGACGAGCTGCGTGGCGCGCACACCGGCACCCTGCCGGCGCTGTTCAGCGCGGTAGGGCCGCGCAACGTGCCGGCGGACCCGCAGGATCCGGACGCAGTCGGGATCCTGGCCAGTGACGCGGTTGCGGTCGACGCCCCGGCCGGTACGCCGGAGCACATCCCGGCGACCGTGGACGTCGACCCGGACAGCGACGAGGCTGACGCGGTGAGCGAGCCTGCTGCGGTGACCGAGCGGGAAACGGAAGCAGTCACCGACAGCGACACGGTGGCCGACGACGATGCGGCCGACGACGAGGCGGCCGACGGCGACGCGGCTCAGCCGGTGGACCGCCCCGATCCGTCCGCCAGCAAGCCGAAGAACCAGAGCTGACCGGGCGGACGACAAGCTGACCGAGCGATGATGGGCCGGACCCCGCTAGGGTCCGGCCCATCTCATTGATGTCGCGTCGATCGGCCGTCAGTCGTCGAGCCAGTCGAGGGAACGTCGCTCACCCCGGTTGCCTGCCTGCGGCGTGGCACCATGCCGCGGCTGGTCCCCGGGCGGCTGCTCACCGCCGTACGGCTGCTGGTCGTAGGGCTGCTGTCCGTACGGCATCTGCTGGTCGTAGCCACCCCGTTGGTCCGGGACGCGGCGGTCGTCGTAGCCGCCGCCCTGGTCGTAGCCGCCACCGGTTGGGGCACCGTACCCGCCTGGTTCCCGGCCGGACTCGTAGCCCGCCGACCCGTAGCCCTGGTCGGAGCCGTAGCCGCTGCCCCGGTCGCCACCGTAGCCACCGGCCGGGTAGCCCGCGTCCGGGTAGCCACCGGCCTGGGGCTGACTTTCCCCGTAGCTTCCGCCGTAGCCGGCACTTGTGCCGTAACCACCGCCCTCCGGCCCGTAACCGGGGCTGCCGCCCCGGTAGCCGGGCTGCGGCGGCTCCGGACCACGCGGTGGTGGCGGCACGTCGCCGCGCCCCTGATCCGGGCCGGGGTAACCGGCGGATTCGTACGGTGGGCCGGACTGCCCGTAGCCGCCCGGCTCGTAGCGCCCGGTCGGCTCGTCGTAACGATCGGCGCCGTACCCGCCGGCGGGGGAGTCCGCTCCGTAGCTGCCGCCGGAGTAGCCCGCGCCGCCGGCGTCGCCGAAGCTCCGGCTACTGCGGTAGCCGCCGGCCTCGTCGGCTGGCGGCCGACCGGCCGGCTCGCCGTACTGACCGGGTGCCGGCGGGGTGCCGTAGGTGCCGGGTGCCCCGGACGACGGGGCGTTGCCGCCGTACGGGCCGCCGGACGACGGGGCACCGCCGTACGGGCCGCCGGACGAGGGCGGGACGCCGTAGGTGCCGGGTGCCCCGGACGACGGGGCGTTGCCGCCGTACTGACTGCCGCCGTAGGTGCCGCCGGAGCGGGCAGCACCGCCCGGTCCGCCGTAGCCGGATCCACTACCCGGCTGGTCGGCGCCGGGAACCGCGCCGTAAACGCTGGTAGCACCGGCGGGGTCGGAGCCGTAGCCGGGCTGGGTCGGTGGTCCACCCCAACCGGGGCGCTGGTCCGCGCCGTACCGTGGTTCGGGCCCGCCCGGCGGGGTCGGACCGGGCGGCGGCGGAGCACCGTACGGGTCGGGAAACTCGTCCTTGATCGGTGGCATCTGGTGCAGCATCGTCGGCGCGTCCGACAACGACGGCCGGGTCACCATGGTGGCGTCGGAGACCGGGCCGGGCGGCATCGGCGGCATCGCCACCCGGGTCGCGTCGTCGGCACCGTGGTAGACGCCTCGACTTCCCGGCGCGGCGGCCCGACCGCCAGCTGGGTCGTCGTCGGCCGGCTCCGGGTCGTCGTCGACGTCGCCGTCCTTGCGCCGCACCAACAGCAGCACGATGGCCCCGACACCGAGCGCGACCAGCAGGCCGCCCATGATGATCAGCAGCCAGGAGCCCATCCCCCCGCCGCTGCTCTCGTTCGCCAGGTTCTCGGTGTCGACCGGTGGGGCGTCGGTGGCCGCGCCGCTCGGCGTCGCCTCGGCGGTCGCCGACGGGGTCGCCTCCGGGGTGGCCGACGGGGTCGGCTCCACGTTCGACTTCAGGGTGATCCGGTCGACGGTGATCGACTGCCCGGCGGCGGCGGTGACGACCTTCACATCGCTGTCGTCGTACTCGTCGGCGGTCGCCGCGATCCGGATGTCGCCGGGGACGATGGGTCGGTCGTTGCTGGAGGTGAACCGGTAGTTGCCGTTGCCGTTGGTGGTGGTGTCGTAGCTGTTGCTCTGCGAGTCGCTCATCACGACCACGGCGCCTTCGATCGGTACACCGGTGGAGACGTCGGTGACCTTGCCGGCGACCTCCTTGACCCGGGGCGCCTCCTGCGGCCCGCGGACCGAGACGTCGCGCTGGACCCGGCCGTTCTCTCCGTCGACCACGGCGACGATCTCCACCCGGCCGGTGCGGTTCTGGTTGGTCCCGACGTTGCCGGCGATCAGCTCGACCGTGTAGGTCTTGCTCGCGCCCCGGTCGATCGTGTCGGTGAAGTCGCACTGACCTTCGCACCGCAGCTCGTTGATGTTCGTGGCGACCCGGATGTTGAAGGACGTCCCGCCCTCCACCTCTTCGTCGGCCGGGTTGTTGTTGCGGACCTCGAATTCGAGGGTGGCGCGGCCGCCGGAGGTGAGGTTGGCGTTGGAGAGGCTGCGGATGGTGACTGTGGGTGCCTCGGCGGCCGCTGGCGCGGCGGGCAGGCCGACTAGTGCGACGGCAGCCAGCGCTGCGACAACACCGGCCCGCGAAAGCCAGGCTCGTAGGTGTGTTGTCACGTCCACCGCCTTCCGGTTTGATCCTTCCCCCGCACCAGGATT
Proteins encoded:
- the purS gene encoding phosphoribosylformylglycinamidine synthase subunit PurS, which translates into the protein MARVVVDVMLKPEILDPQGQAVANALPRLGVSDVSAVRIGRRIEIEFAGEPDLDRAREIADKLLANPVIEDYQVRVAEQPETAGDPS
- a CDS encoding DUF1986 domain-containing protein gives rise to the protein MRVRLAAAAVATTLIGLLATPTAATAAPEEIIGGGTVSSAPWAAAVFSNGSFTCSGTIIAANWVLTARHCVSGSMSVRIGSVYRSSGGVTRTISSAYGRYDLALLYFSSPVSTSYVTLSSSYPPVGSTNSIYGWGMTCYSGCGASTQLKTASVQVTSTSVSDAYGGRAIRSTRINGNAWRGDSGGPQFYNGQQVGVASTANGVNIQNYGSVAYNRSWIRSVTGV
- the purL gene encoding phosphoribosylformylglycinamidine synthase subunit PurL — its product is MTTQSEAAAAAGPAETDLGVPVDRYAGGPDTVERATDTPGELQPYTELGLRDDEYERIQQILGRRPTQSELAMYSIMWSEHCSYKSSKVHLRQFSEKAPASDLMLAGIGENAGVIRVSDTLAVTFKVESHNHPSFVEPYQGAATGVGGIVRDILAMGARPVAVMDPLRFGAADHPDTARVLPGVVAGVGGYGNCLGLPNIGGEVVFDPCYQGNPLVNALCLGVLPVDRLQNKAAAGAGNVVVLMGAKTGRDGIGGVSVLASATFDDASQQRRPSVQVGDPFMEKLLIESCLELYDAGLVVGIQDLGGAGLTCALTETAAAAGTGMRVWLERVPLREPSMEPHEILASESQERMLLIVEPAQLDAVLATAEKWGVLATAIGEVTPTEPDGRPGRLVITWRDHVVVDVPPGSLADDGPVYARPMREPADLILLQADRAETLPRPGSPDELRETLLRMIASPNLCDRSWVTEQYDRYVLGNTVLAQPEDAGVIRIDEQSGLGVALSVDGNGRYARLDPYQGAKLALAESYRNVAVTGARPVAVTNCLNFGSPEDPSVMWQFAEAVRGLADGCAELGIPVTGGNVSFYNQTGAAAIHPTPVVGVLGVLDDVAQRVPMGFVPPSHSDGDLIMLLGETELELSGSEWAWVTHRHLGGTPPKVDLDRERVLATVIAEAARVGHITSAHDLSDGGLAQALVEACLRRSIGARIALPPEFSDGSMPFVFLFSESAGRAMVAVPRGHEKAFTALCVEHGLPWTMIGVTDPAARLLEVRDQFSVGLDELRGAHTGTLPALFSAVGPRNVPADPQDPDAVGILASDAVAVDAPAGTPEHIPATVDVDPDSDEADAVSEPAAVTERETEAVTDSDTVADDDAADDEAADGDAAQPVDRPDPSASKPKNQS
- the purQ gene encoding phosphoribosylformylglycinamidine synthase subunit PurQ, encoding MSARIGVVTFPGSLDDGDAARAVRLAGGEPVRLWHGDADLRGVEAVVLPGGFSYGDYLRCGAIARFAPVMQSIVAAAGDGLPVLGICNGFQILCEAHLLPGALTRNQHLHFRNRDQMLRVETAGTAFTNAFSPKQEILVPLKSGEGCYVADEQTLDELESTGRVVARYVGGNPNGSLRDIAGITNPTGNVVGLMPHPEHAVEDLTGPSRDGLGFFTSILKHLAGVPA
- a CDS encoding carboxypeptidase regulatory-like domain-containing protein, encoding MTTHLRAWLSRAGVVAALAAVALVGLPAAPAAAEAPTVTIRSLSNANLTSGGRATLEFEVRNNNPADEEVEGGTSFNIRVATNINELRCEGQCDFTDTIDRGASKTYTVELIAGNVGTNQNRTGRVEIVAVVDGENGRVQRDVSVRGPQEAPRVKEVAGKVTDVSTGVPIEGAVVVMSDSQSNSYDTTTNGNGNYRFTSSNDRPIVPGDIRIAATADEYDDSDVKVVTAAAGQSITVDRITLKSNVEPTPSATPEATPSATAEATPSGAATDAPPVDTENLANESSGGGMGSWLLIIMGGLLVALGVGAIVLLLVRRKDGDVDDDPEPADDDPAGGRAAAPGSRGVYHGADDATRVAMPPMPPGPVSDATMVTRPSLSDAPTMLHQMPPIKDEFPDPYGAPPPPGPTPPGGPEPRYGADQRPGWGGPPTQPGYGSDPAGATSVYGAVPGADQPGSGSGYGGPGGAARSGGTYGGSQYGGNAPSSGAPGTYGVPPSSGGPYGGAPSSGGPYGGNAPSSGAPGTYGTPPAPGQYGEPAGRPPADEAGGYRSSRSFGDAGGAGYSGGSYGADSPAGGYGADRYDEPTGRYEPGGYGQSGPPYESAGYPGPDQGRGDVPPPPRGPEPPQPGYRGGSPGYGPEGGGYGTSAGYGGSYGESQPQAGGYPDAGYPAGGYGGDRGSGYGSDQGYGSAGYESGREPGGYGAPTGGGYDQGGGYDDRRVPDQRGGYDQQMPYGQQPYDQQPYGGEQPPGDQPRHGATPQAGNRGERRSLDWLDD